Proteins found in one Sorghum bicolor cultivar BTx623 chromosome 1, Sorghum_bicolor_NCBIv3, whole genome shotgun sequence genomic segment:
- the LOC8077983 gene encoding uncharacterized protein LOC8077983, producing the protein MAMARRQLMGWVSAAADATSWCVALSLVAMLLVVCTLGGAGDGAGAAEGGGVVVVRGAALSARPCEEIYVVAEGETLHSISDRCGDPFILERNPHVHDPDDVFPGLVIRITPSKPR; encoded by the coding sequence GCTGATGGGGTGggtgtcggcggcggcggacgcgACGTCGTGGTGCGTGGCGCTGTCGCTGGTGGCGATGCTGCTGGTGGTGTGCACGCTGGGCGGCGCCGGCGATGGTGCCGGTGCTGCGGAGGGCGGCGGCGTGGTGGTGGTGCGGGGCGCGGCGCTGTCGGCGCGGCCGTGCGAGGAGATCTACGTGGTGGCGGAGGGCGAGACGCTGCACAGCATCAGCGACAGGTGCGGCGACCCCTTCATCCTGGAGCGGAACCCGCACGTGCACGACCCCGACGACGTCTTCCCCGGCCTCGTCATCCGGATCACGCCGTCCAAGCCAAGGTAG